The DNA sequence TGTGAGTTTGCAAAACGGAGACTGAAATGAATGCTCAAAAAACCTTTCTGTATGAGGATCATATAAAATTAGGCGGTAAGATGGTTGAGTTTGCTGGATGGGAATTGCCGGTGATGTATTCCTCAATTATTGAGGAGCATATGGCAGTGCGTCAGTCTGCGGGTTTATTTGATGTTTCACATATGGGTGAGATAGTTGTTAAAGGGAGAGGTGCACGGGCTGCTTTGCAAAGGCTTATCCCAACCGATATGGGAAGGCTTGAAAAAGGCAAGTCAATGTATACGTGCTTCCTGAATGAGCAGGGTGGTGTAATTGATGACCTCTTTATTTTTATGCTATCGGATAATGAATACTACCTGGTGGTAAATGCTGCCACAACCCAGAAGGATGTACAGTGGCTATTACAGAATTGCAAAACCAATGTTTCCATACAGGATGTTTCAGCCGCTACGGCTAAGATTGATCTGCAAGGTCCACAATCATATAATATTTTAAAAAAAATTATCAAAGATGACCGCTTAGAAGGGCTTGCACGATTTTATTTCTTTACTGGTACATATAAAGGTGAGCCAGTACTTATTTCACAAACGGGATACACTGGTGAGTTTGGCTATGAGCTTTTCTGCATCAATAATGTGGCTTCACGGTTGTGGAATGATTTACTTGATGCAGGCAAGGAATATGGAATTAAACCTGTTGGCCTTGGTGCACGTGATACACTGCGCCTTGAAGCATCGTATTCGTTGTATGGGTATGAGCTAAGTGAAACTATATCACCAGTAGAAGGGGGTATTGGATTTGTGGTGAGTGCACAGGCTGAGTATATTGCTAAAGATATCGTTGAAAAACAAAAAACCAGTGGTGCACCACGGCAAATAATATGCCTTGAAATGCTGGATAAGGCAATTCCTAGAAGTGAATATAGAGTTTTGCATAATAATGAAGATATTGGATATATTACCAGTGGTGGTTTTTCACCACTTTTTAAAAAAGGCATAGCTATGGCTCTTGTAAAAAGTGGCTTAGTATCAGTTGGGGATGAGGTGGCGATAGTTATCAGGGATAAAACAAGCCCTGCAAAGGTAGTACAAAGACCATTTTACAAGTATACAGGCAAAAAGTTGTAAGGTTAGTATAATCAAAATGAATTGTCAATAGAGTGTTAATTATCACAAGGGGAGGTTTTGCAATTGCAATATTGAGGATGGCAACATCCTCTGTCATTATGAGAAGCGATATATTCCTTATATCGTATTGAAGAGTGCGGTACTCTCTTTTGTCGTATCAAGAAGCGTGGTACTCCCTCCTGTCATTTCGAGGAGCGAAGCGACGAGAAATCTTCACTTCACACAAGAGGAAAGATTTCTCATCCCGATAAATCGGGATTTGAAATGACAGAGTAGCAGAGAAGTGATTGGAAATGACAAGGTAGGAGACAAGGGATTGTAAATGACAAGGTAGGAGACAAGGGATTGTAAATGACATAGTAGCGAGTAAGGGACTACAAATGACAGAGTAAAAAGTAAAGAATTTGTAGTAACAGAGTAGCCAATAGTGATTTGAAATGGCAGGGTGATGATAATGTATTAGAACCAAAACTTGAAATAAATACTTTTTTATAGGAGCATTACAATGAGCACTATTCCTGAAAATCTAAAATACACTAAAACACATGAATGGGTTGAATTACAGGAAAATTATACCTGCAAGTGTGGTATAACCGATCATGCACAGGAAATGTTAACAGATATTGTTTTTGTTGAATTGCCGGAAGTGGGCATTGAAGTGAAAGCGGGTGAGCAGGTTGCTGTGGTTGAGTCTGTAAAAGCAGTTAGCGATGTGTATGCGCCTGTGAGCGGAAGAATTGTTGAAGTGAATAAAACGCTGGAAGATTCCCCAGATTTAATAAACACTGACCCATATGGTGAAGGTTGGATTTTTGTAATTGATATGAAAGATAAAAATGAACTTGATGATCTTTTGGACGCAAATGCCTATGCAGATCATGTAGCCTCAGGAGACTGATAATGAATTTTTTGCCTAACAGCAATGACGATATTAATGCTATGTGTAGTGATATTGGCGTGAAGAATATCGATGAACTTTTTGCAGATATTCCCCGCGCTGTTTTAAACCCTGAAATAAAATTGCCAAAACCTCTTTCAGAACAGGAAGCATTGCACTCTGTTCTTTCTATTAGCAGGAATAATACGCAGGTGCGTTCATTTGTGGGTGCCGGAGTATATCATCATTATGTGCCTGCAGTTGTTGATCACCTTGCATCCAGGTCTGAATTTTATACTGCCTACACACCCTATCAGCCTGAAGTGAGTCAGGGAACACTTGCAGCAATTTTTGAATTTCAGACGTATATGTGCAGACTCACTGGCATGGATATTGCTAATGCCAGCATGTATGATGGTGCAACAGCATTAGCCGAAGCTGTACTTATGGCAGTACGTACCACCAAAAAAAATAAGGTCTTATGCTCTGCAACTGTTCATCCTCATTATCGGGAAGTACTTGCAACGTATGCATGGGGATCAGATATTGTTTTGCAGATAGTTCCGTATAACAACGGTATTACTAATTTACAGGAGCTATCGCACAAGATACAAAATGATGTTGCATGTGTTATTGTACAGAGTCCCAACTTTTTTGGGGTGATAGAAGATGTAAGCAAAGTATCAGAGATAGCGCATGCGCACGCAGCGTTGTGTATCGTGACATTTACTGAAGCAGTAAGCCTTGGTTTGCTTAAAAGCCCTGGCGAATGTGGAGCGGATATTGTGTGTGGCGAAGGACAATCATTGGGCAATTACCCCGCGTGCGGTGGACCACTGTTAGGGGTGCTTGCATGCAAAAAAGAATTTATGCGCACCATTCCCGGAAGGCTTATTGGTAAAACGGTTGATGAACAAGGAAGAGAAGCGTATGTAATGACATTGCAGACACGTGAGCAGCACATACGACGTGAACGAGCTACCTCAAATATTTGCACCAATGAAGGATTGTGTGCATTGCGGGCAACAATTTATTTGAGTGTTGTAGGCAATAAGCTTTTTGATATAGCAAAGCTTAACCATGCTGTTGCAAGCTATTGCCTGGAACAATTAGTGCAATTGGGTTATCAGCGTGTATTTGATGCCCCATTTTTTAATGAATTTGTTATAAAGATTAACAATGCAAAAGATGTGCGGAGCCGCTTGATTGACCATGGATATGCTCTGGGAATCTTACTTGATACATACTATCCGGAGTTATCGGATTGCCTTTTAATTACTACAACTGAATGTATCACTAAAAATGATGTTGATGCACTTGTTACACTTTTACAGACAATATAATGGTGAGCACAATGCAAACAATATTTTCATTACATAAAAAAGGTAAGAATAAATACTCTGTGCCTTCCTTTGATGCTCCAAGCTATGATGCAATACCTGACAACCTGTGCCGTCAACAGCTTAACTTAGCTGATGTCAATGAGGTTGAAGTAGTGCGTCACTACCGAAAGCTTTCAAGCCTTAACTTTGGTGTTGATAACGGTATGTATCCACTGGGCAGCTGTACCATGAAATACAACCCAAAAATAAATGATGTTGTTGCAAGCCTTGAACAATTTGTACATCAGCATCCAGCAACGATTGAGGAGCTATCGCAAGGGTCATTGCATATTATGTATGAATTGCAGGAAATGCTGTGTGCAATTACCGGCATGAGGCAATTTTCACTTATACCTGCTGCTGGGGCGCATGGTGAGCTAGCAAGCGTGATGATAATTAAAAAATATTTTGAAGTAAAAGGGGAAAGGCGTGATGTTATTCTGATCCCAGACTCAGCTCATGGTACCAACCCTGCTTCGGTTGCCATGTGTGGATTCAATGTAAAGGAAATACCGTCAAACAGTGAGGGCGATGTAGATATCAATGCATTGGAAGCTGCCATGGATGACAATGTAGCAGCAATGATGCTGACGTGCCCCAATACATTAGGGCTGTTTGATAAAAATATTTTAACAATAGCTGATCTGCTGCACCGTAGAGGGGCATTATTCTATTGTGATGGTGCAAACCTTAATGCTATTGTTGGGAAAGTTCGTCCTGCGGATTTAGGATTTGACATCATGCATGTAAATCTGCACAAGACATTTTCCACGCCCCATGGAGGAGGAGGCCCGGGCTCGGGTCCAATTGGTGTTGTTGATAAACTTTCACCATTTTTGCCTGTTCCAGCAATAGAAAGAAAAAATAACCGGTATTGCCTTAATTATTCCAAACCGCATTCAATTGGCAGAGTACACAGCTTTTATGGTAATTTTTTAATTATGCTTAGGGCTTATACGTATATTGCAATGTTGGGAGCACAAGGATTAAAACAGGTAGCTGAACACGCTGTTGTAAACGCCAACTACCTGCGTGTTAAATTGCAGCAGCACTTTAACCTGCCCTATAAACGAGTTTGCATGCATGAGTTTGTGATAAACGATGAAGGTATACCAAATGGTATAACAACCAATGAAATTGCAAAGCGCTTGCTTGACTATGGATTTCATGCACCAACAGTGTATTTCCCGCTTATTGTGCATGGTGCTATGATGATAGAGCCAACTGAAACTGAGCACAAGGATACGCTTGATGCATTTGTACATGCAATGGTTGCAATTAAAAATGAAGCGTCAACAAACCCTGAAATACTGAAAAGCGCACCAACTACCACTCCAGTGCGCAAAGTTGATGCAGTATTAGCAGCACGTAAGCCGGTACTCAAATGGGAAGAGTAAGGACAATTCCTGACTGGATAAAATATTCGATTCCTTCTGGTCCACACTATAAAAAGGTACAACAGCATATTGCTCGATGTGGGCTGCACACAGTGTGCCTTGAGGCGCGCTGTCCAAATATTGGCCAGTGCTTTTCACAGGGTCATGCCACATTCCTGATTATGGGTAATATCTGTACGCGCAATTGCAGGTATTGTGCAGTTACAAAAGGGCAGCCGCAGCAACCTGATAAAGATGAGCCCCAAAAAATTGCGCAGGCAGTAGTACATCTTCAACTAAAATATGTAGTTATTACTTCAGTGACGCGTGATGACCTTATTGATGGTGGTGCATACCATTTTGTTAACACCATTGAGGCAATCCGCCGCGCAAGTCCAGGCACAAAAATAGAAGTGTTGATTCCGGATTTTAAGTTTTCACTACAGCTATCGCTTCTAAAAATAATAAATGCAAATCCTGATGTTGTTAATCATAATATAGAAGTTGCAAAAAGCCATTATGCAATGTTGCGTCCACAAGGTGATTATGATACATCGCTAAAAGTATTGGCGATAGTTACCGGTCATGGGCTTGTTGCCAAATCAGGTATTATGATTGGATTTGGTGAAACTATGGATGACATCATTCAGACGCTTACCGATGTATATTCTACTGGATGTAAAGTGATAACGATTGGACAGTACTGCGCTTCGCATAAGGGGGCATACCCGGTGCATAAATTCTATACACCGGAGGAATTCAAAGAAATAGAAACAATTGCCTATACAATTGGTTTTACCAGAGTACTTGCTGCACCACTTGTACGCAGTTCATACAGGGCAGGTGAGCTTTTGCAATGATTCATGTTGCATTGAAAAATCCTAGTGAAAAGTTAGTGCATATTGATGTAATATTTGATAAAAACAAAATAGCATATGTTCATATCTCAGGTGATTTTTTTATTTATCCAGAAGAAGCAATTACTACTATAGAGAAATCACTGATAGGTTTGGCGGTTAATAAAGAACAAATTCAGCATGAGCTTAACACATTAGTGCAGATTGGTAATATTCAGCTGGTTGGTATATCCCCAGCAACTATTGTACAGGGTATTCTGGAGGCTTTTGCTCAACAATGAGGATGTGGCGGCTGATAATTCATGGTGAATGCCAACCAACCTGGAATATGGCGGTTGATGGGGCAATAGTTCGATGTTCGGATACGCCGACTCTGCGGCTCTACCGGTGGGCTAGGCCTGCAATAACTATTGGCTATTTTCAGGATATTGAAAAAGAGGTAAATTGTGCACAGTGTAAAAAAGATGATGTACAGGTTATTCGCAGGGTAACGGGGGGCGGTGCAGTATTTCATCATAAGGAAATTACTTACAGCTTTGTACATCCGTTGCATGGAGTATTTGCAAAAGGGACAATAACAGATTCGTACTATTTGATTGCACAACCGCTGATTATGGCACTTGTTTCATTAGGAATTGATGCACGGTACAGTGCCATTAACGATATTATTGTGGGTAATAAAAAAATTTCTGGAAGCGCACAAACGCGAAAAGAAGGCAAAATATTGCAGCATGGAACACTGCTGGTTGCTACCGATACTGAAAGGATGTTTAACTATTTAACTATCGATCCAAAAAAAGTAAAACATGAAGGAAAGCCTGTAGTGACATTAAAAGATCTGTTACCGGATATGTCAGAAGAAATTATATACCAGCATTTGATACAGGCTATAATAGATTCATTCAGAAAAGTTTTTAACATTGAGTTTGAAGAGTCTGATCTTACCCACCAGGAACAATATATAGCAGTTGAGTTGGAAAAAAACTATTTTGCCAATGAAAATTGGAATTGCCGGCGCTTGTCGCCATAGTAAAAATTATACATCTATGCCAATATATTTCTTAATAACAAATCCAATTGCAAATGATATACACGCAACTCCAAGACTGATAAGTGCCATTTCAATAAAACGTTTTTTGAAATCAAGATCCTTTGCAATGGCAATATAATAGTTGAAGAAAAAGATTATTAGTAGAGCTATCGCCACAGTAAATACAAGAGCAATAAGATAGTGGCTTGCTAAAAAATATGGAATTATTAAAAGCATTACCGTGACGATGTATGCAATCCCTGTATA is a window from the Spirochaetota bacterium genome containing:
- the lipA gene encoding lipoyl synthase, whose product is MGRVRTIPDWIKYSIPSGPHYKKVQQHIARCGLHTVCLEARCPNIGQCFSQGHATFLIMGNICTRNCRYCAVTKGQPQQPDKDEPQKIAQAVVHLQLKYVVITSVTRDDLIDGGAYHFVNTIEAIRRASPGTKIEVLIPDFKFSLQLSLLKIINANPDVVNHNIEVAKSHYAMLRPQGDYDTSLKVLAIVTGHGLVAKSGIMIGFGETMDDIIQTLTDVYSTGCKVITIGQYCASHKGAYPVHKFYTPEEFKEIETIAYTIGFTRVLAAPLVRSSYRAGELLQ
- the gcvT gene encoding glycine cleavage system aminomethyltransferase GcvT yields the protein MNAQKTFLYEDHIKLGGKMVEFAGWELPVMYSSIIEEHMAVRQSAGLFDVSHMGEIVVKGRGARAALQRLIPTDMGRLEKGKSMYTCFLNEQGGVIDDLFIFMLSDNEYYLVVNAATTQKDVQWLLQNCKTNVSIQDVSAATAKIDLQGPQSYNILKKIIKDDRLEGLARFYFFTGTYKGEPVLISQTGYTGEFGYELFCINNVASRLWNDLLDAGKEYGIKPVGLGARDTLRLEASYSLYGYELSETISPVEGGIGFVVSAQAEYIAKDIVEKQKTSGAPRQIICLEMLDKAIPRSEYRVLHNNEDIGYITSGGFSPLFKKGIAMALVKSGLVSVGDEVAIVIRDKTSPAKVVQRPFYKYTGKKL
- the gcvPA gene encoding aminomethyl-transferring glycine dehydrogenase subunit GcvPA, with the protein product MNFLPNSNDDINAMCSDIGVKNIDELFADIPRAVLNPEIKLPKPLSEQEALHSVLSISRNNTQVRSFVGAGVYHHYVPAVVDHLASRSEFYTAYTPYQPEVSQGTLAAIFEFQTYMCRLTGMDIANASMYDGATALAEAVLMAVRTTKKNKVLCSATVHPHYREVLATYAWGSDIVLQIVPYNNGITNLQELSHKIQNDVACVIVQSPNFFGVIEDVSKVSEIAHAHAALCIVTFTEAVSLGLLKSPGECGADIVCGEGQSLGNYPACGGPLLGVLACKKEFMRTIPGRLIGKTVDEQGREAYVMTLQTREQHIRRERATSNICTNEGLCALRATIYLSVVGNKLFDIAKLNHAVASYCLEQLVQLGYQRVFDAPFFNEFVIKINNAKDVRSRLIDHGYALGILLDTYYPELSDCLLITTTECITKNDVDALVTLLQTI
- the gcvPB gene encoding aminomethyl-transferring glycine dehydrogenase subunit GcvPB, which encodes MQTIFSLHKKGKNKYSVPSFDAPSYDAIPDNLCRQQLNLADVNEVEVVRHYRKLSSLNFGVDNGMYPLGSCTMKYNPKINDVVASLEQFVHQHPATIEELSQGSLHIMYELQEMLCAITGMRQFSLIPAAGAHGELASVMIIKKYFEVKGERRDVILIPDSAHGTNPASVAMCGFNVKEIPSNSEGDVDINALEAAMDDNVAAMMLTCPNTLGLFDKNILTIADLLHRRGALFYCDGANLNAIVGKVRPADLGFDIMHVNLHKTFSTPHGGGGPGSGPIGVVDKLSPFLPVPAIERKNNRYCLNYSKPHSIGRVHSFYGNFLIMLRAYTYIAMLGAQGLKQVAEHAVVNANYLRVKLQQHFNLPYKRVCMHEFVINDEGIPNGITTNEIAKRLLDYGFHAPTVYFPLIVHGAMMIEPTETEHKDTLDAFVHAMVAIKNEASTNPEILKSAPTTTPVRKVDAVLAARKPVLKWEE
- the gcvH gene encoding glycine cleavage system protein GcvH, whose translation is MSTIPENLKYTKTHEWVELQENYTCKCGITDHAQEMLTDIVFVELPEVGIEVKAGEQVAVVESVKAVSDVYAPVSGRIVEVNKTLEDSPDLINTDPYGEGWIFVIDMKDKNELDDLLDANAYADHVASGD
- a CDS encoding lipoate--protein ligase family protein — encoded protein: MRMWRLIIHGECQPTWNMAVDGAIVRCSDTPTLRLYRWARPAITIGYFQDIEKEVNCAQCKKDDVQVIRRVTGGGAVFHHKEITYSFVHPLHGVFAKGTITDSYYLIAQPLIMALVSLGIDARYSAINDIIVGNKKISGSAQTRKEGKILQHGTLLVATDTERMFNYLTIDPKKVKHEGKPVVTLKDLLPDMSEEIIYQHLIQAIIDSFRKVFNIEFEESDLTHQEQYIAVELEKNYFANENWNCRRLSP